In one Culex quinquefasciatus strain JHB chromosome 2, VPISU_Cqui_1.0_pri_paternal, whole genome shotgun sequence genomic region, the following are encoded:
- the LOC119766330 gene encoding uncharacterized protein LOC119766330: MARRLEIRNKRQKPIKKQITDWRLGSWNCRSLNFLGFEFALAKELQPRNFDVVALQEVCLEEEQVLDWPGRQTDSRFFLSGGKDKKLGTGFIVRGKMQDRVFGFTAISERMCKLRIRGRFFNYSIINVHCPHEEKSDDEKEAFYATLEEVYDGCPRQDVKVIIGDMNARLPGNGGQEHLLSSQGHPQSHLDIT, encoded by the exons ATGGCAAGAAGATTGGAgatccggaacaaacggcagAAGCCCATTAAAAAGCAGATCACCGATTGGCGACTCGGTTcttggaactgcaggtctctaAACTTTCTGGGTTTCGAATTCGCTTTGGCGAAAGAGTTGCAAccccgcaacttcgatgttgtggcactgcaggaggtgtgcttggaGGAGGAGCAGGTGCTCGACTGGCCAGGTCGACAGACCGATTCCCGGTTTTTTCTGAGCGGCGGCAAGGACAAGAAGCTGGGTACCGGCTTTATTGTGCGGGGCAAGATGCAGGATCGCGTGTTCGGCTTCACGGCGATCAGCGAGCGGATGTGCAAGTTGCGGATAagaggccgtttcttcaactatagcatcatcaacgtgcactgCCCCCACGAGGAAAAGTCCGATGATGAAAAGGAAGCATTTTACGCGACGCTGGAGGAGGTGTATGACGGCTGTCCGCGGCAGGATGTGAAAGTCATCATTGGGGACATGAACGCTCG CCTCCCGGGGAATGGTGGTCAGGAGCACCTACTTTCCTCGCAAGGACATCCACAAAGCCACCTGGACATCACCTGA